Below is a genomic region from Thermoanaerobaculia bacterium.
CGCGCAGCGCAAGCTGGGCGACTCCACCGTCGCGGCGGAGCTGTTCGAGAGCGCGCACCGGATCGCCGGCGAGCTCGGCGATCGAGCCTTCAGCGCGATCGTGGCGCAGTCGCTGGCGAATCTCGAGCAGTCGCGCGGTGATTTCGCGCGCGCCGAGCGGCTCTTCGAGGAGTCGCGCGCCACCTTCGAGGCGATCGGCAACCGGCGGCGCGCGGCGCGCGTGGAGGTCTCTCTCGGGCTCGTGGCCTCGGAGCGCGGCGAGCTGGAACGGGCACGGAAGCTCTACGAGGGCGCCGAAGCCACGCTCACGGAGCTCGGCGATCGGCGCGGTGCGGCGGCGGCGGCGGCGAATCTTGGCACCATGCTCTACCTGCAGTGGGATCTCGCGGGCGCCGAGCGGCGGCACGAAGCGGCGCTCGCTACCTTTCGCCAGCTCGAGGATCGCTCCCGGGAGCTCGTGGCGCTCGCCAACCTGGGGCAGATCCGGCGCGAGCTCGGCGATTTCGCCGGCTCCGACCGGCTCTGGCAGCTGGCGCTCGATCTGGCGCGCTCCACCGGCGACCAGGCCGGAGAGGGCGACGCTCTCCTCGGGCTCGGGGAGAACCGCGCCCTGCAGGGCGACGTGGCCGCGGCCGGGCGCGATCTCGCGGCGGCGCGGGCTCTCTTCGAGGCGGGCGGCGAAAGGCCCAGGGCGGCGACCGTGCGGCTGGTGCAGGCGCGGATCGAGCGCGACGCCGGCCAGCCGGCGCGCGCCTTCGCCGAACTGCTCGCCCTGTCGCGTGAGTTCGCCGGCCGCGGCGAGGCGGACGAGCAGGTCCAGGCCGACCTCGAAGCCGCGCGCTGCCTGCTGGCGCAACCGGGCAAGAAGGAGGCCGCAGGTCAGCTGGTTGCTGAAGCCATCGGCGTCGCCGAGCGCAACCCGGCCGCCTGGTTGCGCCATCTCGCGCGGCTGGTCTCGGCGGAGGTCGACGTTGCCTTCGGTCGCTTCGCCCGGGCGCGCCAGACGCTGGCAGCGGATCTCGCCGCCGCTGAAAAGGCTGGCCACCGTCTTGCCATCTTCGAGGCGCGGCTGGGCGCGCTGGCGGTGGACCGCGCCGCAGGCGTCGCGACCGCCCGAGGGGCACTGGAGCGGTTCGCAGTGGAAGCCCGCGCCGCCGGATTTGGCGCGTTTGGCTTGCGCGCCGAGCAGCTCGCGGCGGCGTCGGCGGCACCGGACGCCGCGGCGGCAACTTCGGTGCGGTGAAAGGCCACTCGCGGGTTGTGAACGGTCTTACACGCGTCGCGCGCCAGAGACGGCATCATTCGCTCACCCTCCTTCATTTATCCCCCGCAACGCCGGGGCAGGCAGACTCCCCGGCGTTGCCCTTTTTTTCTCTCCGCCCGACCCGCACAGATGTGGCGTAGAAACGGTCGCGCCACGGACCGCAGCCGGGAGCCGCTGCTCTCGGTCGCCTTTCTCGAGCTCTGCCTGTTCAACTTCGCCGCCTCCGCGGCAGTTTTCGCTCTTCTGCCCGTGGCGCCGTA
It encodes:
- a CDS encoding tetratricopeptide repeat protein; this translates as LPSPSGEDARIDLVEARTAAALSDFHRQLVVAERAAARAESTGSRSILARARFEQGAAQRKLGDSTVAAELFESAHRIAGELGDRAFSAIVAQSLANLEQSRGDFARAERLFEESRATFEAIGNRRRAARVEVSLGLVASERGELERARKLYEGAEATLTELGDRRGAAAAAANLGTMLYLQWDLAGAERRHEAALATFRQLEDRSRELVALANLGQIRRELGDFAGSDRLWQLALDLARSTGDQAGEGDALLGLGENRALQGDVAAAGRDLAAARALFEAGGERPRAATVRLVQARIERDAGQPARAFAELLALSREFAGRGEADEQVQADLEAARCLLAQPGKKEAAGQLVAEAIGVAERNPAAWLRHLARLVSAEVDVAFGRFARARQTLAADLAAAEKAGHRLAIFEARLGALAVDRAAGVATARGALERFAVEARAAGFGAFGLRAEQLAAASAAPDAAAATSVR